The proteins below come from a single Streptomyces sp. B3I8 genomic window:
- the thrC gene encoding threonine synthase has translation MAVQTVEDTTGSTTSATSAPSATGSVDLGPAAALSCRECGHRVPLGPVFACEECFGPLEIAYDFSGHDTEELRRTIEAGPANIWRYAPLLPVPADVATKPNINPGWTKLVKADNLARELGVTGGLYIKDDSGNPTHSFKDRVVAQAIEAARAFGFTTLSCSSTGNLAGAVGAAAARAGFRSCVFIPHDLEQGKVVMAAIYGGELVGIEGNYDDVNRFCSELIGDPAGEGWGFVNVNLRPYYAEGSKTLAYEICEQLGWRLPDQLVVPIASGSQLTKIDKGLRELIELGLVEDRPYKIFGAQAEGCSPVSTAFKAGHDVVRPQKPDTIAKSLAIGNPADGPYVLDIARRTGGAVEDVNDEAIVDAIRLLARTEGIFAETAGGVTVGVTRKLIEAGVLDPSLTTVVLNTGDGLKTLDAVAGTGLTATIRPSLESFREAGLA, from the coding sequence ATGGCTGTGCAGACTGTCGAAGACACCACCGGCTCCACCACTTCTGCCACCTCCGCCCCTTCCGCCACCGGGTCCGTCGATCTCGGTCCGGCCGCCGCGCTGAGCTGCCGCGAATGCGGCCACCGGGTGCCGCTCGGTCCCGTGTTCGCCTGCGAGGAATGTTTCGGGCCGCTCGAGATCGCCTACGACTTCTCGGGTCACGACACCGAGGAACTGCGCCGGACCATCGAAGCGGGCCCCGCGAACATCTGGCGGTACGCCCCGCTGCTGCCCGTCCCGGCGGACGTGGCGACGAAGCCGAACATCAACCCCGGCTGGACCAAGCTCGTCAAGGCCGACAACCTGGCCCGTGAACTCGGCGTCACCGGCGGGCTGTACATCAAGGACGACTCCGGCAACCCGACGCACTCCTTCAAGGACCGCGTCGTCGCCCAGGCCATCGAGGCCGCCCGTGCCTTCGGCTTCACCACCCTGTCCTGCTCCTCCACCGGCAACCTGGCCGGCGCGGTGGGTGCCGCCGCCGCCCGGGCCGGCTTCCGCTCCTGCGTGTTCATCCCGCACGACCTGGAGCAGGGCAAGGTCGTCATGGCCGCGATCTACGGCGGCGAGCTCGTCGGCATCGAGGGCAACTACGACGACGTGAACCGTTTCTGCTCCGAGCTGATCGGCGACCCGGCGGGCGAGGGCTGGGGCTTCGTCAACGTCAACCTGCGGCCGTACTACGCCGAGGGTTCCAAGACGCTGGCGTACGAGATCTGCGAGCAGCTCGGCTGGCGGCTGCCCGACCAGCTCGTGGTGCCCATCGCCTCCGGCTCCCAGCTCACGAAGATCGACAAGGGGCTGCGGGAGCTGATCGAGCTCGGGCTCGTCGAGGACCGGCCGTACAAGATCTTCGGCGCCCAGGCGGAGGGCTGTTCGCCGGTGTCGACCGCGTTCAAGGCGGGCCACGACGTCGTACGGCCGCAGAAGCCGGACACGATCGCCAAGTCGCTGGCGATCGGCAACCCGGCCGACGGCCCCTACGTGCTGGACATCGCACGCCGCACGGGCGGTGCGGTGGAGGACGTGAACGACGAGGCGATCGTCGACGCGATCCGGCTGCTGGCGCGGACCGAGGGCATCTTCGCGGAGACCGCCGGCGGTGTGACGGTCGGCGTCACGCGCAAGCTGATCGAGGCCGGTGTGCTCGACCCGTCGCTGACGACCGTCGTCCTCAACACCGGTGACGGCCTCAAGACGCTGGACGCGGTGGCGGGCACGGGGCTCACCGCGACGATCCGGCCGTCCCTGGAGTCCTTCCGGGAGGCGGGGCTCGCGTAG
- a CDS encoding trehalose-6-phosphate synthase, whose translation MASRFGAAQVLVASNRGPVSYAVREDGSLHARRGGGGLVSGLSAIGPDAGALWVCSALGDGDREAVRRGVGEDGVRMLDVPADVHADAYNGIANSVLWFVHHMLYQTPLEPVFDREFRRQWASYETYNRAFAEALAEEAAEGAVVMVQDYHLTLVPGMLRELRPDLRIGHFSHTPWAPVDYFRMLPDDIAEQVLRGMLGADRLGFLTHRWADAFTACADAVAGGLGDTRIGVHGLGADADFLRARSHEDDVAERMTALREEIGPDRRTIVRVDRTELSKNIVRGLRAYEELLASRPEWRERVVHVAFAYPSRQDLAVYREYTDEVRRVAESINARYGTDGWTPVLMHVEDDFARSLAAYRLADVALVNPVRDGMNLVAKEVPLVSDEGCALVLSREAGAYEELGEDAIVVNPYDVVATAEALHEALSMPAAERVERSKRLAAAGTALPPSRWFLDQLHALEG comes from the coding sequence ATGGCTTCAAGGTTCGGTGCTGCTCAGGTGCTGGTCGCCTCCAATCGGGGGCCCGTCTCGTACGCCGTGCGGGAGGACGGTTCGCTGCACGCCAGGCGGGGCGGTGGCGGGCTGGTCTCCGGGCTGTCGGCCATCGGGCCGGACGCGGGCGCGCTGTGGGTGTGCTCGGCGCTGGGCGACGGTGACCGCGAGGCGGTGCGGCGCGGGGTCGGCGAGGACGGCGTACGGATGCTGGACGTGCCGGCCGACGTGCACGCGGACGCCTACAACGGCATCGCCAACTCCGTGCTCTGGTTCGTGCACCACATGCTGTACCAGACCCCGTTGGAACCCGTGTTCGATCGGGAGTTCCGGCGCCAGTGGGCCTCGTACGAGACCTACAACCGGGCCTTCGCCGAGGCGCTCGCCGAGGAGGCGGCCGAGGGCGCGGTCGTGATGGTCCAGGACTACCACCTGACCCTGGTCCCGGGAATGCTCCGGGAACTCCGCCCCGACCTGCGGATCGGGCACTTCTCGCACACCCCCTGGGCGCCCGTCGACTACTTCCGGATGCTCCCCGACGACATCGCCGAGCAGGTGCTGCGCGGCATGCTCGGCGCCGACCGGCTCGGCTTCCTCACCCACCGCTGGGCGGACGCCTTCACCGCGTGCGCGGACGCGGTGGCCGGCGGGCTCGGCGACACCCGGATCGGGGTGCACGGGCTCGGCGCGGACGCCGACTTCCTGCGCGCCCGCTCGCACGAGGACGACGTGGCGGAGCGGATGACGGCGCTGCGCGAGGAGATCGGCCCGGACCGCAGGACGATCGTCCGGGTCGACCGGACCGAACTGTCGAAGAACATCGTGCGCGGACTGCGCGCCTACGAGGAACTGCTCGCCTCGCGGCCCGAGTGGCGCGAGCGGGTGGTGCACGTGGCGTTCGCCTACCCCTCCCGGCAGGACCTCGCGGTGTACCGGGAGTACACCGACGAGGTGCGGCGGGTGGCCGAGTCGATCAACGCCCGGTACGGCACGGACGGCTGGACACCGGTCCTGATGCATGTCGAGGACGACTTCGCACGGTCGCTCGCGGCCTACCGGCTGGCCGATGTGGCGCTGGTCAACCCCGTACGGGACGGGATGAACCTGGTCGCCAAGGAGGTGCCGCTCGTCTCCGACGAGGGCTGCGCGCTGGTGCTGTCGAGGGAGGCGGGGGCGTACGAGGAACTGGGCGAGGACGCGATCGTGGTGAACCCGTACGACGTGGTCGCGACGGCGGAGGCGCTGCACGAGGCGTTGTCCATGCCGGCGGCCGAGCGAGTCGAACGGTCGAAGCGACTGGCGGCGGCGGGCACGGCGCTGCCGCCGTCGCGGTGGTTCCTGGACCAGTTGCACGCGTTGGAGGGCTGA
- a CDS encoding MoaD/ThiS family protein, translating to MSVTVRIPTILRTYTGGKAEVDAEGTTLGEVIADLEKNHTGIAARVLDDQGKLRRFVNVYVNDDDVRFEQGLDTATPQGAGVSIIPAVAGG from the coding sequence ATGAGCGTCACCGTTCGCATCCCCACCATCCTGCGCACCTACACCGGCGGCAAGGCCGAGGTCGACGCCGAGGGCACGACCCTCGGCGAGGTCATCGCGGACCTGGAGAAGAACCACACCGGGATCGCCGCCCGGGTCCTGGACGACCAGGGCAAGCTGCGCCGTTTCGTCAACGTGTACGTCAACGACGACGACGTCCGCTTCGAGCAGGGGCTCGACACGGCGACGCCGCAGGGTGCGGGCGTGTCGATCATCCCCGCGGTCGCCGGCGGCTGA
- a CDS encoding nuclear transport factor 2 family protein, translating to MNALNDRGGRGDLAVLTDRADLIELLGRYADISDRKEYTELPGLVFTDPLTLDFESVAGMPPMTVPLDDYLDNLRTAFAAYTATHHAITGHVVDIDGDSARIHAHVRAEHWLPEELAGEGPHRWLVVGFYDNEAMRTPDGWRLSRVRLTATYQENPHLAGVAMAAAQAKAG from the coding sequence ATGAACGCGCTCAACGACCGCGGCGGACGCGGCGATCTCGCCGTCCTCACCGATCGCGCCGATCTCATCGAATTGCTCGGCCGCTACGCCGACATCTCGGACCGGAAGGAGTACACCGAGCTGCCCGGCCTTGTCTTCACCGACCCGCTCACCCTCGACTTCGAGTCGGTGGCCGGCATGCCGCCGATGACCGTGCCGCTCGATGACTACCTCGACAACCTCCGCACCGCCTTCGCGGCCTACACCGCGACCCACCACGCCATCACCGGCCACGTCGTCGACATCGACGGCGACAGCGCGCGGATCCACGCGCACGTCCGTGCCGAGCACTGGCTGCCGGAGGAACTCGCCGGCGAGGGCCCCCACCGCTGGCTGGTGGTCGGCTTCTACGACAACGAGGCGATGCGCACGCCGGACGGCTGGCGCCTGAGCCGGGTGAGACTCACCGCGACGTACCAGGAGAACCCGCACCTGGCGGGCGTCGCCATGGCCGCCGCGCAGGCGAAGGCGGGCTGA
- a CDS encoding glucosyl-3-phosphoglycerate synthase translates to MLQEVEHWLKARSWSVADRPLQQVMAAKRATGQSVSVVLPALDEEATVGEIVATIRRDLVRRVPLVDEIVVVDSGSTDRTAEVAAAAGARVVHRDAILPRIPALPGKGEVLWRSLLVTRGDLVCFVDADLRAFSSDFVTGIVGPLLTDPDVHLVKAMYDRPLAGAAGQGGRVTELMARPLLNMHWPLLAGFVQPLGGEYAARRSLLERLPFPVGYGVELGMLVDALHTVGLDALAQVDVGVRHHRHQDGQALGRMAAAIYRTAQLRLARGHLLRPALTQFERGPQGFEPRTHPVDTEERPPMTEIAEYAAGKVA, encoded by the coding sequence GTGCTGCAGGAAGTCGAGCATTGGCTGAAGGCGCGCTCGTGGTCGGTGGCGGACCGCCCGTTGCAGCAGGTCATGGCCGCCAAGCGGGCCACCGGCCAGTCGGTCAGCGTGGTGCTCCCGGCGCTGGACGAGGAGGCGACCGTCGGCGAGATCGTGGCGACGATCCGCCGCGACCTGGTCCGGCGGGTGCCTCTCGTCGACGAGATCGTGGTCGTCGACTCCGGCTCCACCGACCGCACCGCCGAGGTGGCCGCGGCGGCGGGCGCCCGGGTCGTGCACCGTGACGCGATCCTGCCGCGCATCCCGGCCCTGCCCGGCAAGGGCGAGGTGCTGTGGCGCTCGCTGCTGGTCACGCGCGGCGACCTCGTCTGCTTCGTCGACGCCGATCTGCGCGCGTTCTCCTCCGACTTCGTCACCGGCATCGTCGGCCCGCTGCTGACCGACCCCGACGTGCACCTGGTCAAGGCGATGTACGACCGCCCGCTCGCCGGAGCCGCCGGACAGGGCGGCCGGGTCACCGAGCTGATGGCCCGGCCACTGCTCAACATGCACTGGCCGCTGCTGGCCGGCTTCGTCCAGCCGCTCGGCGGCGAGTACGCGGCCCGCCGCTCGCTGCTCGAACGGCTCCCGTTCCCGGTCGGCTACGGCGTCGAGCTCGGCATGCTGGTCGACGCGTTGCACACCGTCGGCCTCGACGCGCTCGCCCAGGTCGACGTCGGCGTACGCCACCACCGCCACCAGGACGGGCAGGCACTGGGCCGCATGGCCGCCGCGATCTACCGCACCGCCCAGCTCCGTCTGGCCCGCGGCCACCTTCTGCGCCCCGCCCTCACCCAGTTCGAACGCGGCCCGCAGGGCTTCGAGCCGCGCACCCATCCGGTGGACACGGAGGAGCGCCCGCCGATGACCGAGATCGCGGAGTACGCGGCGGGGAAGGTGGCGTAG
- a CDS encoding HAMP domain-containing sensor histidine kinase — MSAAPGRGPISRLSLRGRVVALTSLLVVAALLASEGILVTLLERQLVRQLDDRLRVAVKTAALLPGGEDAPGRTASRTRDALERDLAGDVYVAQLDAEGRLLRTPRPAVPSAPRLPSLDTAAVAAHGRHPFQVPDKGHDGSDDDEWRVVVAPAAPDGGTGTADEVASVVVAGSLAPVDTTIRRLGVWMLVIDSAVLVCLGVIAWFAVRAGLRPLRRIETTAAAIAGGDLSSRVPRPATTRTELGRLSAALNGMLDRIEAGDAARSAVNARMRAFIADASHELRTPLFGIKGFTELYRMGGMPERGDVDAAMSRIEGEAGRLVRIVEDLLLLARLDEDAAADAHPTLRLTPMDLRTLAADALHDLRALDPERPVTLTGPGGGPPGGAPVLGDESRLRQVTSNLVGNALAHTPPGTPVRIGVGTLGDQAVWELSDEGPGITAEQAAHIFDRFYRADTARGRTRAGGAGLGLSIVRSLVSAHRGRVDVDSVPGNGATFRVLLPLYSDSLDSPDSSEHDSSDSPDGSDGDY, encoded by the coding sequence ATGAGTGCCGCTCCCGGGCGGGGCCCCATCAGCCGCCTGTCGCTGCGCGGCCGGGTGGTGGCCCTCACGTCGCTGCTGGTCGTCGCCGCCCTGCTGGCCAGCGAAGGCATCCTCGTCACGCTGCTGGAACGGCAGTTGGTGCGGCAGCTCGACGACCGGCTGCGCGTCGCCGTGAAGACGGCGGCGCTGCTGCCGGGCGGGGAGGACGCGCCCGGCCGGACGGCGTCGCGGACCCGCGACGCGCTGGAGCGCGACCTGGCGGGCGATGTGTACGTCGCCCAGCTGGACGCCGAAGGGCGTCTGCTGCGCACTCCGCGTCCGGCCGTCCCAAGCGCCCCGCGGCTCCCGTCCCTCGACACCGCGGCGGTCGCGGCCCACGGCCGGCACCCCTTCCAGGTCCCGGACAAGGGCCACGACGGTAGCGACGACGACGAGTGGCGTGTCGTCGTCGCCCCGGCGGCCCCCGACGGCGGCACCGGGACGGCGGACGAGGTCGCGAGCGTCGTCGTGGCCGGTTCGCTGGCCCCGGTCGACACGACGATCCGGCGCCTGGGCGTGTGGATGCTGGTGATCGACTCCGCGGTGCTCGTCTGCCTGGGCGTCATCGCCTGGTTCGCCGTGCGCGCGGGCTTGCGGCCGTTGCGGCGCATCGAGACGACGGCGGCGGCCATCGCGGGCGGAGACCTGTCGAGCCGGGTACCGCGGCCGGCCACGACCCGCACCGAACTGGGCCGGCTGTCCGCCGCGCTCAACGGCATGCTGGACCGTATCGAGGCCGGTGACGCCGCCCGCTCGGCCGTCAACGCCCGCATGCGCGCCTTCATCGCGGACGCCAGCCACGAACTGCGTACCCCCCTGTTCGGGATCAAGGGCTTCACCGAGCTGTACCGGATGGGCGGCATGCCCGAGCGCGGGGACGTCGATGCCGCCATGAGCCGTATCGAGGGCGAGGCGGGCCGCCTCGTCCGCATCGTCGAGGACCTGCTGCTGCTCGCCAGGCTCGACGAGGACGCCGCCGCCGACGCACATCCGACCCTCCGTCTCACCCCCATGGATCTGCGCACCCTGGCCGCCGACGCCCTGCACGACCTGCGGGCCCTGGACCCCGAACGCCCCGTCACCCTCACCGGCCCGGGCGGCGGTCCGCCCGGCGGCGCCCCCGTGCTGGGCGACGAGTCCCGGCTGCGGCAGGTCACCTCCAACCTCGTCGGCAACGCCCTCGCCCACACCCCGCCGGGCACGCCGGTGCGCATCGGCGTGGGCACGCTGGGGGACCAGGCGGTCTGGGAGCTGAGCGACGAGGGGCCGGGGATCACGGCCGAGCAGGCCGCTCACATCTTCGACCGCTTCTACCGCGCCGACACCGCCCGGGGCCGCACCAGGGCCGGTGGCGCGGGCCTCGGTCTGTCCATCGTCCGCTCCCTGGTGTCCGCGCACCGCGGCCGTGTCGACGTCGACTCCGTGCCGGGAAACGGCGCCACATTCCGCGTCCTGCTGCCGTTGTATTCCGACAGCCTCGACAGCCCCGACAGTTCTGAGCACGACAGCTCTGACAGTCCAGACGGCTCCGACGGCGATTACTGA
- a CDS encoding cold-shock protein has product MAQGTVKWFNAEKGYGFIAVDGGADVFVHYSAIQMDGYRTLEEGQRVEFEISQGQKGPQADMVRVAG; this is encoded by the coding sequence ATGGCTCAGGGCACCGTCAAGTGGTTCAACGCGGAGAAGGGGTACGGCTTCATCGCGGTCGACGGTGGTGCGGATGTGTTCGTCCACTACAGCGCGATCCAGATGGACGGTTACCGCACTCTGGAAGAGGGCCAGCGGGTCGAGTTCGAGATCTCGCAGGGTCAGAAGGGGCCGCAGGCGGACATGGTCCGCGTTGCCGGCTGA
- a CDS encoding MMPL family transporter — MATYLHRLGRWAFQRRRIVVLAWLAVLAAVFLGAMNAPEAPDDSASLPGIESQQAFDLINKRFPGAEADGAEARVVFVAKHGGHVTDAANRSAIGHFVDAVADGSEVADASSPFDAHAVSKDRSTAYATVTYKVTSDDLTDAGKTDLTKAVEQARDAGLTVEVGGSALETEAGEGLGEVLGVLVAAVVLLITFGSLAAAGLPLLTAITGVCVSLAGITAVSSAFGFSSTVGELAMMLGLAVGIDYSLFVVSRYREERAAGHRPQEAAALAVGTAGSAVVFAGLTVVIALLGLSVVGVPTLTKMGIGSAGAVLVGVLVALTAVPALLGFWPDAVLARRDRKGERPARKVARRTSTPRLGRLRGNRTAGTLNGAGAADMPTAAWTTSVPVPTPSEKASRGVRWARFVVRRPVPVLLLSVVGLGALAVPSLDLRMGMPGAEAKSTSTTERRAYDDLAKGFGPGFNGPLTVVVDAGKARDPEGAVATVSDKLAGTKGVVSVSPARFNQAKDTAVITAVPSTAPTSEQTQDLVHTIRDERAAVESATGADIKVTGTTALNIDVGQKMQDALVPYLLVVVGLAFLLLMVVFRSVLVPLKAALGFLLSVGAALGAIVTVFQEGHGAGFFGVDETGPIMSTMPIFLVGIVFGLAMDYQVFLVSRIREAHLHGEQSGQAVVTGFRHSGHVVAAAALIMMAVFGGFMTGGESMVKMVGFGLASAVFFDAFVVRMAFVPAVLALLGKRAWWLPAWLDRLLPRVDIEGEALTEQAHAPRDPSGDEAHTSAPARVV; from the coding sequence ATGGCCACTTATCTGCATCGGCTGGGCCGCTGGGCCTTCCAAAGGCGCCGCATCGTGGTGCTGGCCTGGCTGGCGGTGCTGGCCGCCGTGTTCCTCGGGGCGATGAACGCCCCCGAGGCGCCGGACGATTCGGCCTCCCTGCCCGGCATCGAGTCCCAGCAGGCGTTCGACCTGATCAACAAGCGGTTCCCGGGCGCGGAGGCGGACGGGGCCGAGGCCCGCGTCGTGTTCGTCGCGAAGCACGGCGGGCACGTCACCGATGCCGCCAACCGCTCTGCCATCGGGCACTTCGTCGACGCGGTGGCCGACGGGTCCGAGGTCGCCGACGCGAGCAGTCCCTTCGACGCGCACGCGGTCAGCAAGGACAGGTCCACTGCGTACGCCACCGTCACCTACAAGGTCACGAGCGACGATCTCACCGACGCCGGCAAGACGGACCTGACCAAGGCGGTCGAGCAGGCCCGGGACGCGGGTCTGACCGTCGAGGTCGGCGGCTCCGCGCTGGAGACCGAGGCCGGGGAGGGCCTGGGCGAAGTGCTCGGCGTCCTCGTCGCCGCGGTGGTGCTGCTGATCACCTTCGGCTCGCTCGCCGCCGCCGGTCTGCCGCTGCTCACCGCCATCACCGGCGTCTGCGTCAGCCTGGCCGGGATCACCGCCGTCAGCAGTGCCTTCGGGTTCTCCTCGACGGTCGGGGAGCTGGCGATGATGCTCGGCCTCGCCGTCGGCATCGACTACTCCCTCTTCGTGGTCTCCCGCTACCGCGAGGAGCGGGCCGCGGGACACCGGCCGCAGGAGGCGGCCGCCCTGGCCGTGGGTACGGCCGGCAGCGCGGTCGTCTTCGCCGGGCTCACCGTCGTCATCGCCCTGCTGGGCCTCTCCGTGGTCGGCGTCCCGACGCTCACCAAGATGGGCATCGGCTCGGCGGGCGCGGTCCTGGTCGGCGTCCTGGTCGCCCTCACCGCGGTGCCGGCGCTGCTGGGCTTCTGGCCCGACGCGGTGCTCGCCCGCCGCGACCGCAAGGGCGAACGCCCCGCCCGCAAGGTTGCCCGCCGCACCTCCACCCCGCGCCTCGGCCGCCTCCGCGGGAACCGGACGGCGGGCACGCTGAACGGCGCCGGGGCGGCGGACATGCCGACCGCGGCCTGGACGACGAGCGTGCCGGTCCCGACCCCGTCGGAGAAGGCCTCCCGGGGCGTGCGCTGGGCCCGGTTCGTGGTGCGCCGGCCGGTGCCGGTGCTGCTCCTGTCCGTGGTCGGCCTCGGGGCGCTCGCGGTGCCGTCGCTGGACCTGCGGATGGGCATGCCCGGCGCCGAGGCCAAGTCGACGTCGACCACGGAACGCCGTGCCTACGACGATCTCGCCAAGGGCTTCGGCCCGGGCTTCAACGGCCCGCTGACCGTGGTCGTCGACGCCGGCAAGGCGCGGGACCCGGAAGGGGCCGTGGCGACCGTCTCCGACAAGCTCGCCGGCACGAAGGGCGTCGTCTCCGTCTCGCCGGCCCGGTTCAACCAGGCCAAGGACACGGCGGTGATCACCGCGGTCCCGTCGACCGCGCCCACCAGTGAGCAGACGCAGGACCTGGTGCACACCATCCGCGACGAGCGCGCCGCGGTGGAGTCGGCCACCGGCGCCGACATCAAGGTCACCGGCACCACCGCCCTGAACATCGACGTGGGCCAGAAGATGCAGGACGCCCTGGTCCCGTACCTCCTGGTCGTCGTGGGTCTCGCCTTCCTGCTGCTGATGGTGGTCTTCCGGTCGGTCCTGGTGCCGCTCAAGGCGGCGCTCGGCTTCCTGCTGTCGGTCGGCGCGGCGCTCGGTGCGATCGTCACGGTCTTCCAGGAGGGCCACGGAGCCGGATTCTTCGGCGTGGACGAGACCGGGCCGATCATGAGCACCATGCCCATCTTCCTGGTGGGCATCGTCTTCGGCCTCGCCATGGACTACCAGGTCTTCCTGGTCTCCCGGATCCGCGAGGCACACCTGCACGGGGAGCAGTCGGGGCAGGCCGTCGTCACCGGTTTCCGGCACAGCGGCCACGTCGTGGCGGCCGCTGCGCTGATCATGATGGCGGTGTTCGGCGGGTTCATGACGGGCGGCGAGTCGATGGTGAAGATGGTCGGCTTCGGGCTGGCCAGTGCGGTCTTCTTCGACGCGTTCGTCGTCCGGATGGCGTTCGTGCCGGCGGTCCTGGCGCTCCTCGGCAAGCGGGCGTGGTGGCTCCCGGCCTGGCTGGACCGGCTGCTGCCCCGCGTGGACATCGAGGGCGAGGCCCTCACCGAGCAGGCCCACGCACCGCGTGACCCGTCCGGCGACGAAGCGCACACCTCGGCCCCCGCGCGGGTCGTCTGA
- a CDS encoding TetR/AcrR family transcriptional regulator yields the protein MPRIRGTSIEEHHELVWADLAEAMRELLLERDYESINMGHIAARAGLARNTLYNYAGDKSALVIALIERAARPAVARVSAIAARSAAPAAERMREIIEAFLEASADQAMQLMFRPGSGPLVAEVPKGPDNPFNAIVVEVENVVRDGIARGEFRDVGDVRLAVELLSGVMRAGAERIGRDPAAFTDTVDAARGIILASLTHHPAER from the coding sequence ATGCCGCGGATTCGGGGAACCAGCATCGAGGAACACCACGAGCTGGTGTGGGCCGATCTCGCCGAGGCGATGCGGGAACTTCTGCTCGAACGCGACTACGAGTCGATCAACATGGGGCACATCGCGGCCCGGGCCGGACTCGCGCGCAACACGCTGTACAACTACGCGGGCGACAAGAGCGCGCTGGTCATTGCCCTGATCGAGCGCGCGGCCCGGCCCGCGGTCGCACGTGTGTCCGCGATCGCGGCGCGGTCCGCGGCACCGGCCGCCGAGCGGATGCGGGAGATCATCGAGGCGTTCCTGGAGGCGTCCGCGGATCAGGCCATGCAGCTGATGTTCCGGCCGGGCTCCGGGCCGCTGGTCGCCGAGGTGCCGAAGGGGCCGGACAACCCGTTCAACGCGATCGTGGTCGAGGTGGAGAACGTCGTCCGCGACGGCATCGCGCGCGGGGAGTTCCGCGACGTCGGCGACGTACGCCTCGCGGTGGAACTGCTGTCCGGCGTCATGCGCGCGGGCGCCGAACGCATCGGCCGCGACCCGGCCGCCTTCACGGACACGGTCGACGCGGCACGCGGCATCATCCTCGCGTCCCTGACCCACCACCCGGCGGAGCGATGA
- a CDS encoding SGNH/GDSL hydrolase family protein — MTATPRGTAACVAPMSLSATPTPPVHAYRFRAAGPAGCARSDHNYPALLAAGLELGPRMYRDMSCSGATTANLASPQHTDDGLNPAQLSALSGRTRLVTLGIGGNDIGFGEMLTRCLTMGTVYGVVARLKDVSEDAPCRERYVKDGTDSTRQRMAALGTRLSGLLEEIGRRAPEARVYIVGYPAILPPGDTGCGLALPLAPGDIAYLREKEHQLNDVLRRQARAADATYVDTYTASREHGACSAGNTRWIEPMIPRSPAAPVHPNARGQREMARIVLRAMRATR, encoded by the coding sequence ATGACGGCGACACCGCGGGGGACAGCGGCGTGCGTGGCCCCTATGTCGCTCTCGGCGACTCCTACACCTCCGGTCCACGCATACCGGTTCAGAGCGGCCGGCCCCGCCGGCTGTGCCCGCTCCGACCACAATTACCCGGCCCTGCTCGCCGCCGGACTCGAACTGGGGCCGCGCATGTACCGCGACATGAGCTGCAGCGGTGCGACGACGGCGAACCTCGCCTCGCCCCAGCACACCGACGACGGCCTCAACCCCGCGCAGCTGTCCGCCCTTTCCGGCCGGACCCGGCTCGTCACCCTCGGCATCGGAGGCAATGACATCGGCTTCGGCGAGATGCTCACCCGCTGCCTCACCATGGGGACGGTGTACGGCGTCGTCGCTCGCCTCAAGGACGTGTCGGAGGACGCTCCCTGCCGAGAGCGCTACGTCAAGGACGGCACCGACAGCACGCGGCAACGGATGGCCGCTCTCGGGACGAGGCTGTCCGGCCTGCTGGAAGAGATCGGGCGACGTGCGCCCGAGGCGCGCGTGTACATCGTCGGCTACCCCGCGATCCTGCCGCCCGGCGACACCGGCTGCGGACTCGCGCTCCCCCTCGCTCCGGGCGACATCGCCTACCTGCGGGAGAAGGAGCACCAGCTCAACGACGTGCTGCGGCGACAGGCCCGGGCAGCCGACGCCACCTATGTGGACACCTACACCGCATCCCGGGAGCACGGCGCCTGTTCGGCCGGGAACACACGGTGGATCGAGCCGATGATCCCCCGTAGTCCGGCGGCCCCGGTGCACCCCAACGCGCGTGGACAACGCGAGATGGCACGGATCGTCCTGCGTGCCATGAGGGCGACGCGGTGA